The window AATTGGTAAAATCACGAAGATTGCCCTTGAACGAGTGAATCGATGGGAGGCTGCCGACGCGGCGACAACGGCCTACCGCGGCAACGTGACCGAAGCGGCTGCTGATGTGGCGGTCGGCTCGGCAGATGCCGCCATCGTCTACGACTGCGTGCTCCACAATTACCCCAATCTCGAGTTCGTCGAGATAGCAGAATTGCAGACCGCAGTATCGAAGTTCGGAATAGGCTTGATTGCGAATTCGGAGAACATCCCCGCTGCGCGGCAGTTTGTCGACTTCGTGATTTCGCCAGCTCACGGTCTCGCTCGATACCGTGAGTATGGGTTCAGCGTGTCGCCGTCAACGCGCCCTTGAGATTCAGCGGACAACTCCGCGGACCGTATGATTCTCGGTTCAACGATATGTTACCGTTGAGCGTCGGTCTTGTGAGGTCCGATCGCACTTCGCAGGATGGGTTCGAATACGTTCGCTTGTCGCATAAAACCAAGATCGCTGGCGTGCGATCCATCGGTTGCCCCCTCGGCGTCGTCGCCATAAAGATGGTCGCCCGGAATGTAATGCAAATTTGCGACCCCTTTATCGACCAAGGTAGCATAGGCTGCCCGCAAGGCAGCATGATTGCGGGTGTGGTGTTCGTGGCGACTGGGCAGGATCCAGTCATTCGTGTTACGCCGGTCTTCCACCAGCACGATCGGGGTCGATGGGTGGGCTGCACGCAATTGTTCGACAAGCGGGACGCACTTTGCCGCAACGTCAGCAGGCCCCATGTTGGGCAAGCAATCGATGACGAATGCGGTGGCCTCCAGTTGCTTCAGGTAGTCACCTACCTCTTTGTCCATCCGACCATTGCCGGAAAAACCCAGGTTCACGACGGGCATGTCGAAACGACGCCCCAAAATCGCCGTGTGAACCATTCCGGGCCGACTGGCGCAGGCTCCATGCGTGATGCTGGTTCCATAAAACACAATCGGATTCGGCCGAGGGGCGAGTCCCTCGAATTCGCTCCCCGGTTCAACACCAATACTCATGAATTCGACGCCGTTGTAAAGCGGCAGATATGCGGCGTACTCTCGGTCTCCAGCGGCCAAGCCACTGACGATCTTAGTCTTGACCTCTTGCGAGTTGGGGCGTGTCACTTCGACCCACCTCCATTGGCCCTTTCCGTCGCGAGCGTACAAGTCCACGCCGCTGACCCCAGTCGCTGGCATGTGGGCCATCGCCAAGTTTTTCTTCTTGAGTTTGTAGTGCACGTGAATGGACGGTGAGTTCGTTTTGAACCGCACCATCATCCCGGCACTGTCACGACTGAGATTCCAAACGTTCTTTGTCACCGATTGCTGAGCAGAGGCGGGCAAGCGATCAAACCATTGCTGGCGTTCTTGCTCGGGAAGAATGCGTCCCTCCAGACCCCACTGGGTGACGTCGTACCAATCGAGCCCGTCGGCCGTCTCTTTCCTTACCTCCATCTCTGGATCAAGTTCCGAGATCGCGACGTCTTGTGCGAATGAAGATGATGCCAACAGCATGAGCAAGCTAGAGAACAAGTTTCGACAGAATGGACGCATGGAGATTTCCGAGTTGATTGACAAAGATGCAACGGCGGGCGACTGCCCTGCTCGGCTATGCTACTTGGGTTCGCCATGCGCGTGTTAGCCAGGGCTGCAAAATCTTCCGTCAGACCAGACAGAAAAAGCCAACCTCACAGAAGAAGCCGTCCAACGCTCGACCTGCGTTCAGGCAGACGAACCGAGTACTGTGGCTGTCCACTAATACGTTGGACGTTTACGCTACTCAGCTGCGCAAACACGGACCCCACGCACTAGCGTGTTGAGAAAGACTATCTCGCTGGCGCCTCAGGTTCATGAATCCACAGGTTGTGAATGCCGGTACCACCAATGGGCTAATACCACCAATGGAATCGGAAGGTACATCATTGGACTCATCCGACGGAGGCGTGCGCCGCAGGTTTTAGAGCACTCAGATTGCGCACCAGCTAGTTTCTAGGCTAACTTGGGGACATACCAGGCATGCCTCGAGGATCCAATGATTTGTACGCCGGGGACTCTTTTTTGAAATCATGCTAGATATTGGAGCCGCGCCTAGAAAAACCTTCCCCTGTACTACGGAGCATGCTTCGGTCGGATACGCCATTGTTGGCGCATTGACGACGCATTACCGCGTTGCCTTAGGGCGCGACGAGCGAATCCAGGAACGCCAGCACGTTTTGTCGATCCTCATAGGACAACTGCAGGAATCGGTCGCGGGTGCCTGCTGATTCCCCGTCGTGCATGGCAATCGCTTCGAGGATCGTTTCAGCGCGGCCGTCGTGCCAGTACGGAGCGGAGTCACGCAGACCCCATAGCGGTGCGGTCCGCCATTCTTGATTGAAGTTTGTCGGCTGCAGATGCATCTGTTCGCGGAGCTCGATTCTGGTAGGGATTACCTGCTTGTCTGTAATATCCCCTTGCGAAGCAGCTAAGGTCGAGGCAAGCGCGAATTTGTTAATCTGCGTGTCTGGATTTTTCCGTGAAGCAATTACTCGCGTAGGCTTCAGGTCGACAGGACCATCGGGAACGCGGAACGTGAATGCGGGGTAGTCGGAGTGCGCGCCGCCGGGGCTACTCAGCACGGGGCCATTGGTCTTGATGGGCACCATCGTCGCAGGGCCGTAGTATGGAACTTGAAAAGTGAATCCTGGAGGGGCATCTTCGACTTCTTCGGTAAACCTCTCGCGGCGCACGATGTAAGGCTCGGCGTGACTGAGATCGATCGAATCGGATCCCATATCATGTAGCAGTAGATCGCTGTAAATCCCGTTGGCCGGCGGCATGTTGCGGACATGGCATACACCACAGCCAACCTGATTGAAGATTGCTTCGCCTCGACTTATTGACGCATTGGACAGCGAATCGTTTGAGAACGATTGTCGCGGTGCTGGTAGCGCAGCGACGAAGTGCGTCAGCATCTGAATCTGTTCGTCGCTAATGTCAGTGGATTTGTTTTGATAGGTTGGGTTGGTTGCATCGCTCGACTGCGTCCTGCGACTGGTTTGTAGCCCCATCTCATTCGCACAGGCTTGCTCATTAAAGTCTTGCAGCGAGGCCACGTTAGCGCGCCACCCAAACTTGCCATAGCGTCCGTCGGCCAGTGTCGATGGACGACCACTGATCTCAGCATGCTGCTTCTGTAGACGCATCTGCTGATCGAGTTGCTTGTCAGAGACCTTGTCAATCAAACCGCTGCCGAACAATGCCGTCGTGTTACGACTGTAAACACGCGCCGAAATCCGAACTCGATAGCCATCGATAAACTGGTCGAAGTAAAGGGGCGATCCGTTGGCGATGCGAACTTCAGCCGCTGAGGTCGCTCCACCGGCATCGTCATACTCGGCACCTGTGCTCTGAGTCAGCGTCTCATGAAGCTGCCGGAGCATCGAGGTGCCGCCATGGTGCGGCAGCGGCAAGACATTCAACACGCTGTTGTTCGACTGAATAAATCCAGGGTGAAATTGCGAGACCAGGTTTGCGAGTACCTCGGCGGTGACGCGAGTGCCGTAAACCTCAATCGAGTCGATGCCCACTGAATTGGCGTTGAATGCCGCTTCACCACCACCACCGATGCCGCCCTGCTGATGGCACTCCGCGCAAGACGCAGCATTGAAGAGTGGTCCCAAACCGTCCCCTCCGAGGGCGGGATTGTGTGGCTGCCATTGCTGCGTGAACAGCTGGGCGCCCCTGGCAATCGTTTGGGGAGACACCGCCCAGCTGGTTGCCGGAACGAGGGCAAGAACGACGCCCGCCAAGACACTAACTTTCATTTTTGCACCTGTCGAATCATCGTGATTGCGCGGCCCGGAGGGCTGCCCTCACGAATCGGGTAAGGGGAATCTTTGGACGATCGGAAAAACAAAAAACGCACGCGGGTGGGATGCTCGAGGTCCAGCGGCTTGCCCTGCGTTTGAGACAGCCAAGCGGCGAGTTCGCCCGGCGTGACCTGGCGGATGGGGCCGGCATTGATCGCATCATCGAGATCCTGCCACCCTAAACCGCGGCGGCGGGCAACGTCCGCCACCTCGAATCGTTGCGAGGGATCACGCTGACTCATCAGTGGTGTGCTAATTCGAAACGCAAACGAATCGTTATCGCCACGCTGCAATACCCAATCGGCGAGCGTCGTGGCCGAGGTGGCGTCCTGGTCAGACCGCTCGATTGGCATCACCGACCGATGCCATACGATTTCAGCGATGTCCGTGTAGAGCAAACGCAAATCTGCACCCACGATGAACGGTAACAAGGTCGTCGCCCACGCTGCTCGTGTATCAGAATGCTGCTCGAGGATAACCAGACGCTTGAGATCGCTTGCGTCGGTTAAGCCAAACCGCATCTGCACGTCCTTTAAGTACACACCTTGCAATTGGGAGGCGATGGGAACGAGCTGCAACGTCACTTTCGATGTTAAGAGCTCCGTCTGAACCAATAGATCCGTGACCGGGTCCACATCCGTTTCGCCGAGTGCTGCGAGTCGTTCATCGAGCTCAATCTGCCACATCCGCGTTAATCGCCCGCGCGTGCGATCGGCGAGTTGTTGGGTCATCTCATTACGCTCGGTGCTGTACCTCCGCATCAGCAGTCGCGTATCCTCGGCGTCCTCAATCAGACGCGTTAGGTCATCACCATCAGGAACGCCAACGGACAACGCCAAGACGCGGTATTGCCCATCGGTGACGATACTGATTGCACGCTCGATATCCTGCCCGCCTCCACCGGTAACGATCGGCGGTAATCCAATTGCCCAATGTTGGAACTGAATGGGTGCAGCGGGATTGAAGTAACCTGCCGGAATCCTCGCGACCGAGCGCCGGAACGAACGCTCACACCAGCACAGTTCACGTTTCGCACTGAGTCCCTTCCATGGTGCGTCGCCAGCCACATCGTTGGTGATCAAGACAACGATCAACGCATCATCGGCGGTCGTCTCGGCGACCGCCCCCAGCGGCGGTGACCACGAAAAATCATCGGCGGCATAGACCGGCAGCGATGTGAGAATCACCGTTGCTGAGGCGGCGATGCAAACCAGCGTCATGACAAGTCGAGGGCCAAATGAACGCACAGGCTGATCTTCACGAGCGGCTAGAAAAAGTGTGGAAGCACACAATGTCTCCATAAGCTAGATATATCGGATCGCAGGCTCTGAGGCAAGCAAAATTCCCTTGCTTGGGGATAGCGGATTTCTAGGAATCCTCGGGCGGGCCTGGTGGAGCGACCCGTCTACCGACGGATAGCCATGCGCGAACGTTGTGCCAAAGCCGCTACGCTGCCGTTGGGTTTGCTAGAATTGATGCCGTTGACCTAGTTTCTCTCTCGCGTGCAGGCGTTAGGGGTTCCCTCACTCTTGCCGATTTCAGGACTTTCAGACTCTTTTGGAATGACGTCTTGGTTGCATTGGAGAGCGATGTGGCAGGCAGCGAGCAAGATGCCCGAGCCACGAGCCTACCAACACCAACGCCAGAGTTGGCCAGCATCAACGCCAGAGCCGGAACGTCGCTGGGCTCGCGCTCGGCGCAATCGCACCGCCCCCCCTTGCCGGATTTTGCGGATGTTTTTCAAACTCGTTCACTCATGTTTCGTCACCCTGCTGGCAGCAGCCACCGCCGTTGCTCAGCCGACCGCAGGGGAAATTCAGGCGGGTTTGCCGCCATCATTGCAGTTCGCACCCGATAGCGCTTCCTTCTTTTACGCCTTAACGAACAATCGCTTGAAATGGGATGCGGTGGCCGATAATGCCGCCATCGAGCGGTTAATGGCGATGCCTGTCGTTCAGCGGGCGGTCGCCGAGGCTCGTACGCAAATTGCCGCTGATATCGAGCAGGATTTGCAAGAGAACGAGGTGCCATCGTGGCTACTCTCGGCCTATGAGTTTTGGGTTGGAAAGGAGGGGCAATCTTATTTACCCACGCTGGCGAATCTCGCTTCGCGAGAACTGTTTATCTTTGCCGACCAAGACTTTGCTGAGCAGTTGGCGGCCTACAACGCGGAGGTGGTCACCCAGCTCTCGAAACTGCGGCTTGATCCATCGCCAGACGGGGAGGGAGTTGCCACGGAAAATGACGCGCCGGCGCCCGTCTGGAGCGAAAGGTTTATACGTGACCTGAACGTTCCAAGAATCGTCGCGGGTGCAAAATTGTCAGGGGCTCAGGATCAAGCTCGCGTGCGTGAGATGTTGAGCATGTTTGCGACGAAGTTCCGCAACGAGTTGCTGGATCTTTCCGAAGCTGAAAACAGATACATCAGCGACTCGCTGCAACTTCAAGACCTGGGAGAGAATGATCAACGGTGGGTGCTGCATCTGCGCGGCGACGAGTATCCTTGGGACGCCGCCATCCAACGCCACCAAGCCGCCAGTGATCCTGACGAAGCTGCTGAAATACAGCGGCAGTACACCGTTTTTCGTGACCTAGTCGCGGGTAAATCGCTCGTCGTTAGCGTTGGCTTTACCGACGGATATCTATTTGCATCGATCGGGCATGATCCCGATGACGTCGCCCCCACCAAGGCCGACCAGCCGCTGTACCGACGCGGCGTCTTCAAACCGTTGCTGGAGAATCGCAGTAAGACCTTTTCAGCAATTGCCTATCAAAATAGTTTGCTGAAGCAGCAGACGTCGTGGGTCACTCGGCTGTCGGTGTATATCCGTTTGCTTCCGGGGCTCGCCAAGTTGGCATTTGTCGGTACCGAGCTGGAGCCCACGTCCTACCAACCGTTGATGGATGATGTCGAGCAAGACGCTGAGATGTTGCTCGCCGATTTAAACCGGCTCTACAATCCCGCTGGCGACCAACTCGCGTTCTCATTCTTCTTCAATGGGGGTATCGCCGGATATAACTACCATCGGCATACCAATCCAATGAGCGTGTCGGCTCAACCGCTGGTTTCATTGCAACACGTCGGCGAACATCCTGCTCTGTTCAACGCTGTCGCGGACTGGGAGGATGACGGTACGCTGGATAAGTGGCTCAATCGCATTGAGCAGCGGGCCGAGCAAGTCATGGATCTGTACGTGGAGTCATCGGGCGCCTCAGCGTCGGGCCCTGCCCAAGCCATGACGACGGGGCTCGCCGAGCTTTTCCGGGCGACCAAAGATGATCTACTGCCCTCCCTTGGAAACGAGTCCGCATTCGTGCTCGATTTTCAGCACCGCAGCCACCAGTGGCATCCCGCCATGCCGGCCGCTGAGCAAGCCTTGCCGATGCCCGCCGTGGCACTCGTCTATGATCTCGCCAATGCCGAGCAGCATCGGCGTGCGTGGCAGCGTTTCTATGAAACGATCAATCCGCTGCTTGCCCCCTTTGGCCCTTTGATGGGTTTGCCTCCCGGGCAGGGGTTACCCCCAGCGTCGGAGACATCGATACCTGACGGCGTTTTTCTGCGATTGCCCGGTGTTGCTGTCCTGGGCATCGACCCCAGTTTCGCACCGGGATTGGCCATTACCGATCAGTGGGCCATCTACACCCTGTTTCCCTCCCAGGGTGTCGACTTAGCTGAGCCGCATGCACCCCAACTGCCACCGCCGCTGGGCGATGTCGGGCGTCCGCTGATTGCGGCCAGCCACGTCGATGTCCTGCAATTCGCCGACGCGCTGCAGGCGTGGCTGGATTATGCTGTGCCGCTGATTAAACAGTCCGATCGCTATCAAAACCAACCCCCAGAGGATGCGGAGGCCAGCAAGGCCCCCAATATTGATGAGACGATCGATCTGCTCGGAAATGTGATCGAAGTGA of the Allorhodopirellula heiligendammensis genome contains:
- a CDS encoding di-heme oxidoredictase family protein, whose amino-acid sequence is MKVSVLAGVVLALVPATSWAVSPQTIARGAQLFTQQWQPHNPALGGDGLGPLFNAASCAECHQQGGIGGGGEAAFNANSVGIDSIEVYGTRVTAEVLANLVSQFHPGFIQSNNSVLNVLPLPHHGGTSMLRQLHETLTQSTGAEYDDAGGATSAAEVRIANGSPLYFDQFIDGYRVRISARVYSRNTTALFGSGLIDKVSDKQLDQQMRLQKQHAEISGRPSTLADGRYGKFGWRANVASLQDFNEQACANEMGLQTSRRTQSSDATNPTYQNKSTDISDEQIQMLTHFVAALPAPRQSFSNDSLSNASISRGEAIFNQVGCGVCHVRNMPPANGIYSDLLLHDMGSDSIDLSHAEPYIVRRERFTEEVEDAPPGFTFQVPYYGPATMVPIKTNGPVLSSPGGAHSDYPAFTFRVPDGPVDLKPTRVIASRKNPDTQINKFALASTLAASQGDITDKQVIPTRIELREQMHLQPTNFNQEWRTAPLWGLRDSAPYWHDGRAETILEAIAMHDGESAGTRDRFLQLSYEDRQNVLAFLDSLVAP
- a CDS encoding SGNH/GDSL hydrolase family protein — protein: MLLASSSFAQDVAISELDPEMEVRKETADGLDWYDVTQWGLEGRILPEQERQQWFDRLPASAQQSVTKNVWNLSRDSAGMMVRFKTNSPSIHVHYKLKKKNLAMAHMPATGVSGVDLYARDGKGQWRWVEVTRPNSQEVKTKIVSGLAAGDREYAAYLPLYNGVEFMSIGVEPGSEFEGLAPRPNPIVFYGTSITHGACASRPGMVHTAILGRRFDMPVVNLGFSGNGRMDKEVGDYLKQLEATAFVIDCLPNMGPADVAAKCVPLVEQLRAAHPSTPIVLVEDRRNTNDWILPSRHEHHTRNHAALRAAYATLVDKGVANLHYIPGDHLYGDDAEGATDGSHASDLGFMRQANVFEPILRSAIGPHKTDAQR